TTTGGGTGGTCGGGATCGGCGTATTCAAAGCACCTCCTTATGAATGCACTGATGCTGCCCAGGAACCTCTCGTTGACCGTGGGACCGCCCATGGAGCCATCGTTGGCTCCGGTCGCGTCACCTGCAACCTGATGCTCCGAATAGCCATTCAGCGTGGCTGTCGAGCCTGAAGGACTCAGCGTACCCTCGAGTCCTCTTCTAGAGAGAAACAGGAGTGCCTCCGATATCCTCAATATGCCCTCGCGATCGACTCGTCCAtcgccgtcgtcatcgtAGAGCTCGAACAAGTATGTGATGGTTCCCATGATGTCCCGCTTGCCCTTGATGCGAGCCATGCCCGTGACGACATTCTGGAGCGTCAGAGCTCCAGCCGAGTCAACATCCCACTTTGCGAACAAGCGCTGCAAGAACTCGTGGTCGGCAGGTTCCGGTCCGTTGCCCCAAGGCGATAATTGTCCAGCGCCCAGCCTCCTCAAGCTGTTGTAACCTCTGTCGGGAAACGTGTCTCTACGGGGCGTCGTAGGCGAATCCGACATGGCCCATTTTGCCATGGCCGCCAGAAACTCGCGGAACGCATCATAGTCCATCAAGCTTGTGCTGGCTCCAAGACCGACGCGGCCCTTCTCGACCTTGGGCTCGTGGACGCGGCCTCGGTTCGCTTTGGCGCGTCTTTGGTTCTCCTCTTGTATCATACCCTCGCGTTGCTGCCGCTCGTAGAGGACCGTGTAGAAGCGGTCGTAGAGCGCACTGAGCTCCTCCGGGGTTAGCAGTTTGCTGTCAGGTCCCAGATTCCTGATGGCTGTGCGTTTTGCAAAGTTTTCAATGTTGTTGAGAACCGCATCCTTGTTCTTGAGTCGCAACTCTGTGATGCTCGCTTGTGTGATTCCCGCAAACTCCTTGAAGGCAACAACCATGAGCTCCTGGAAGCGGGTGACTGCGCGCAACTTTGGATTTTCAGATCGAGGATGCGCCGACTCGTCCAGCCGCGCAAAGTAAGACTTGAGGACCGAAATAAACGCGCCATCGTCCGTCGCGTCCAGCAGCTCCTCGCCGTTGATGCGAAGGATCGCGAGGCCGACTTGGAACAAGACCTTGGGTCCCTCGACAAAGAAAACATCCAGGACCCTAAAGGCGAAGACGAGGGGCATCGAGTTGATGTACAGAGACAAGAACCAGGGCAAGGACACCACCGAGAGCTGCACGTCGCTCTTGACGAGGTGCTCCCACAAAATAGGCATCGTCTTCTCCACCAGGGACTCAAAGACCTTTTGGTCCAACAGAGTCCCGTACATGGTCGTCGAGTAGTAGCCGGGCACAAGACGATCGCAGAGCGCCGTCAGCAGGAAGAAGGCCTGTACCTCTGACATGTAGATCAGCAGGGCTGCCACCACAATGTTCATGGCCTGGCAGTAACCGACGTCGGCATTCACCCAGCTGTATGCCGTGAGAACTCTGCGCAGCCTGTTGATGCCAATCTGGTCTTGGTAGCCCGGATATTCGGGTAGGCTGCGGTTCAGATCCTTCTCGATCTCGTCGATAGCCAGCGATTCCTGTCCCGAGAACTTTTCCAACGTCTCCTCGTACATGGATGGGTTCTCCAGCCTCAGGTAAACAGAGCCAGAGGTGAGCTCCCACATCTCGCCTCGTAATCTGTTTGGGAGACCGACCCGGATGAGTTTGTGGAAGGTTGGTTGCCGCAGTAATGTGAAGTTTCGACCATTGTCTCGAAGATATTCGGCCCACAGTCGCATCTTTGCCCTATCTCGGAGCTTCTTGGGGTCGCCCGGGTACCGGAACTGCAGGCCAAGACCGGCGTCTGGAGGGCTCGCTTCCTTTTGGTCCTCGGGTCTGAGGAGGTATTCCGAGTAGCACTCGGCAACAACTCTTTTGAGCTTTGCTACGTTTCCAACACCCGCCCGTAGGCCCTTTTTCAGCCCGTCGCAGAAACGCTCGCAAGCCTGCCGAGAACCGGCAAGCTGCACTGTTATTCTTTGTTCCTTGACCTGGTTCTTGCCATCCTTGTTTGCCGCCTTATCCttatccttgtccttgtccttgttgcCAGACTCGTGGAGCAATCCGTTCCACGTCGtgatggccagggcaaaCTGCAACCGAGAGAGGACAAATGATTAGTTCTACCCTGGATTTTAGTAAACTCATGGCCGTGGCGCATACCTGGTAGTTTTGGCTATTTAATCGTTCCACCTTGCGAATGGCGCACAAGGGAAACGTGAAGCCATTGCCGCTTGGTCCTCCGCCATGTGTCTGGCCTGTAAAGATGGATGAGCTCGAGGTGCTGGCGGACTGCAGGAAACTCGAGGCCGTGGTAGAAAAGCAGATGAAGGACTCGGACAGGTGTAGGCGGCCGACATAGTGCCAGCCCATGTCGGCCGTCTTCTCGCCCTGGGTGACATTTGCGGGCGGGATATTCAGCTCGGCGGCGATCTCGTAGAGCGGGTGCTGCGATGAGGGCAGGCGGAACTGATGCTGAAACAACGTGGCCTTGGACGGGTTCTTGTCGGACTGGCTGAGGTTGAGGCCCTGAGTCGGGTCAAGCAGCTCCTGTGCCTTTTGCACAAAGCTCGAGATGTTCCACATGGCGACGACGATTTTTAGTTTCTCGACGGGGCCCCTGGGGAAGAGTCTCAGTTGAATTCCTCGGTCGGGTGCATGACCCTCCCCTTTGTTTGGTCAGACAGGGCTGAGATGAAGATTGGCAGGGACTTGGCAGTGGGCGTAAGCGTCGCGCGTCGGATGACCAGACGGAATTGGCTTGAATAGACGGTTCGCTGCGGTAGGAGAAGATGGATGGATGTGCCCAAAGGGTGTACTTGTTCCAACGACGTACGATGCGTGCACTTTTTGAAAACGATGGCGGCGGGCCAGTGCCGCGACAACACGAGTAAAAGACAAGCAATGTAAGAGAGATTGGGGGTGTGGTTCCAAAGAGGGGGGGGAAAGTGATTTGCTAaagacgcattggacgccaGACAACGCCAGGAGCGTTATAATTTAGATGATGGACCGTAGATGTGTTAGATACTTTACAGTACAGCAAGCAAGTAAGTGGGTTGGAGGTTGATGCGTGAATGGGTTTGGCTACAATTGGGTTCCagggtgtcgtcaggaggatCAAAGGTGGGGAGCTTCAATTGCCTCCTGGTGCTTTGCTTAGGTACCTTGGGCACAGTATGCACCGTACCTACGCTACAGTAGTACCTACTGTAGCTGGCTGAGTGAGGTGCGAGCCCTGAGTGAAGTGGTGCCTGTGCTGCTCCTCCCCTGTAAGTAGGTAGGAGCTCCACAAGGCCGCGTGCGTGGCATGCCGGCACGGGTTCGGTTGATGGATGGGTCCAGCCATTGCTGAGCCTGGTGCAGTTTTTTTCGGATCATGACTTGCAGAGGCATGAGCACTTTGGAGTAACAAGAACATCTACCTGGGCTATCGCACAACAGAAAAACAGTGGAACTAAAGGTAGCTGAAAATGGCAGTGCCATGCTTATTATATGAGTCCTTTTGGATAACCACAACCATACAGAAATCTTGAGTCGCAAGTTATGTGTCGTTTAGATTTAGCATTAATAACCACCTACTCTTCTCCTTAACTCAGCTCGATTTTTGAGCCACACGCCTAAAACTACCCTGTCCACTTGCCAAGATAATGCTGAGCAACATGCCGAGCTCAGATATTTCAGATGTGTCTTTTCCATTTTATCTGCGGCCGCTGCAATATTCTCCTCGTCAACAATCCATACACGTGGAAGCAGCCTCTGTGTTAACGGTTTTAGCGCTCGTGTCTTGTCCGCACAGCTTTGCATCCATACCAATGATTAGCCAGCTCTTTTGTCCGAACAAACTACTCCACCACACTGCCTCGCCTTATCAAAGTCAATTCCCAAAGTCTTGCGGTTCAAGACAAAGTTCGCTGATCTCCCGAGCTGATAGAAAGCGCACAAGGTAGATGGATATATTGGGCGGACAGAATCTCGCAAGGATGTCTCAAATGAGGGCTGTGAAATAGGGACCTTGGGAGGCTAATTATCTCAGGTCCAGCCTTGGAAGGACGGAAAGATGATAATTGAGAGTCGGCGAGAAACAGCCCCTCGGGCAGTAGCCGCTCCCAGCATAGCCTCGGATCCTTTGCTTCCCCTTGCAAAACAAGTGTTTTTACTTTTATAGTAGTACAGCCCCAGGAGTCCTGATCATTTCTCAGAAAAAGTAAACAAATAAAGAAAGAGGTCCGGTCTGTAGTTAAGAGGGAATCTGTCCCGAAGATCTACGGCGTATATGAAAATTTGTCCAGTGTGTTTCAGGCACCTGGCATATCTGGCGTGAATTAATATCCGACGGTAGGCCGCCGTTGGCAGGCATTAGGCTGACTCCAAGAGCCGTCACATTAGGACTGGATGTTTGTGCGGACCCTTATGCGACGTCATAGGTACAAGTAATAACACTGTAACCACCTCAGTAGTTAGTTCTACCGGTAGTCGTGCCGGTAGTACAGAAAAGCTGCTTCAGCCAGGGCAACTTGTCAGTGTCGTGGCTGTTTGGTTTGACATCCATCTGCACCGCACTGTCTCCCAGTCATTCATTCATCCAACCATTCATCCCACCTGACATGGTGTAAGATACTGGGACCCCGGAACTCGGAACGCCAGGAAACATGAGCAAgggaaaaagagagacaCAAAGCAGGTGACCGCGATTCGAGCAGCTGAACCCAAAACCACCAGATCAGTAACGAACTGTCGGAAAAAGATGCGGATCACGGGAAATTCAACCCTGGGCTTTTGGGGTCTGTTGCAAAACATTACAATATGGTGATATTAGGACCGAGGGAAGGGGGTGGCTCAGGTTTAGGGGGGGCCCTCTGACAGAGTGCGTACGTGACGGATCAGGACTACTACAACAGTCATGACTTGACGATCGGAATATGGGCACGGGGATGAAATTTTGAAGAGTGTGTGTTTAGAGATCTTTTTTAACggataaaaagaaaatggcGAATCAAGGAGAAAGGGAGAAGGGGGGAAAAGATGAAATGGGGTGGAAATGAAAATGGAAATGGAAATGGAAACAATGGATGAACGGAGCAGGGACCAGCTCGCAAATGGGTCAAACCAAGCTAGAGTCAAGCGGTGGCCTTCGTCACGGGTATCAAACCACTCGTGCCGGAGGATAAAAAAGGAGAGAACTGGGCTATGTGTTTTGTTCTTCTATTAATAAGATTAAAATTGAATGGTCTTGTACAGACTGAGTACTGCAAGGTAGCAAATATGTTTGTGGTCGACTTGAAAACCTGGTAAAACGAAAACACAATACCTATAGGTCTCATGGACATTAACGTGCACGTGTGCTATCAAGATCTGACGAGGCTTTGAGGTAGCTTTTAATCAAACCCCAACCAACCAAGGCCGGAGAAAAGGGCTTCGAGTAGGTAGGTTTGGGGGGGTTCGCTTTGTTTTTGCGCCGACCTTGCCGAGTCTGCCAAAGGAATTCGATCATTGGATTATTTATTGTACTGTACTAAAACTAGCACAAGGTAAGATATGCAGTACTGTATGTGGTTTTGGTCTCATACTTGTAGGTGCCTCCATGCCGGAAGAACTGGAGCTCAATTTGTCGTCAATCGTCATCCGTTTTATATATTAGCTTTGAGATGCCGACTTTGCACAAGCTTAGCTCCACTGTGCCTACATTACATTACATACataatacctacctacctacctacttacccACCTACCCACTACCTACGTACCtagactaggtacctacctaccttacctatttATAGGGAGCTGTTCAATTTGCTCAATCTTTTGTGTCCATGTCTAGCCAAGGTAACTAACTTCCATACCAATTGACtgactaccttacctacgaCGTACCTTGTACCGATAATACCCCAAAGGGAGATACGTACCTACCGTAATCACCCTTGAAGGATGCAGCGGGCATTCCCGATCCACTGACCGAAAGCCGGGAACCCAAAGTGACATGCGGACAGAGCAGACATCATCCCCGCAGCTGGACTGGAGCACGACCCCCAGACACGACAAgcaattgattgattgattgattgattgattgatgatTGATCCGTCCATTCACGTCCACCAGAAGATCCCACATCCCACTCCCGGGTCCTTCTCCGCCCACCCCCCCGTCGCCCCAAGCAGGCATAACATCATAGCCCAGCCAGGGCAAGGACTGAACTGggtttttttggcaattggGAAGGAACCACCCTGGTGCAATCGATCAAATTGGCAGCCCTCCTTTCTCCTCGTCTGCCCAGATCGATGCAACATTTATTTTTGTCGGGCTCTAGTTGTAATCTAAACACAACTCCAGCTTCTTCTGTCTTGCAACCGACAAAATTCTCcggggagaaaaagaaagacgaaGAAAGCACAGAGTAAAGGACTTGCTTCATGTAGCTCCTTCGGCCTTGTCCAAACCCAATTGGCGCCGAACAGTTATTacctacttgggggctgttcgttgtgggccccctcaaagagggggttacaaaaccttgattttcgaaaaaaccgtgggccagcaaatttgttagcagatcgctaacaaagtagctcatgaaagttcgattcacgttcgtaaacactacacccacgaaaaaggttagaatttgcagataaattgaagccgtgaattgcgctgtagatatctatttctggagttttggctcaatcgcccttttccggtcgctcaagcggtcacaaggcgacccgggtacttccaactcatcctttctaccacccggtattggcggcgaggaacggtcttcaagcggtctcgtatcctgaagttgacggggagagggtgtagccaatggtatataccgtgggaacggtttggaaggcctgtttggggcgggaggtgaggctgattgcgaggatcgtgatacgcatatgctgatagaacaggcaaagtcggtatccacggtaatattgatctgggtacttgtatttccagctgaaattggccctttatcgacgaaccatgactgtgagggctgtgaatcggtcttcttcctttttccagggcgttccctgaccgccggaacgttctccggcgtgaagccgaggtcctccagatatctcttctgttgtatcttaatcccgttgggcatgccctctgtttctcgccagcgttgaatagcctgattcttatccctataccacgcatctctgacgaacttttcttgttggtatagggctgtttcctcgatcaacgcctgtttggcttcgtgagcgacccgcatatcttctaacgtattagcggtctggaactgcttgtcttttgacttcaacgtcattttgactttgtaacgtgaagcgcgttgaaggcgtttttgcttattcgtctgcttttgggcaacgcgttgctgtaggatgatcgcctcgttggcaacggcttgtaaatccgagatagcatcaacggtatctgaactaaagtggtgcgccttggccgccatacggcttgccgcatatttggcccgtgaaaatcgttcagcggtaggaagggagtccggatatcgcggtgtattcgctgccgtggcgtggccacgcagtttggcgagcactttggtgccgtcgacaggaaacaagcctgtatcttggaaaccgcttattacgtggccagttgtgaaagccgtttgccagcagcgctaagttaagggaagatatatcagtttaccgctaaattaacctgtagatcgaaaacgacttactcgaatcgcagcaacgaaatctgagcgggtgaacaccggaataccggtgtttatatgctcatgcaggaccgcctgcaactcgtttttcaggtgagtgaacacggatacgtccatgggctgcatataatgcgttgaatgaggcggtaaaataacgatctcgatatcaaatctgaggcaataatcaagtatctccatgccaaagtggccggtaaagccgtcgagaaaaagccacctccaaatacgtgttttggcccgctgtgaatttggatcgattttggccgcagtgcggttcacaaagtcgaatctgacgtcaaagtcatgaccaaaccactctttcaacgtgggagatccgatcgattgcacggcagcaacttctggccacgaataccggttgaaatgctgtatc
Above is a genomic segment from Pyricularia oryzae 70-15 chromosome 7, whole genome shotgun sequence containing:
- a CDS encoding GTPase-activating protein GYP2; translation: MWNISSFVQKAQELLDPTQGLNLSQSDKNPSKATLFQHQFRLPSSQHPLYEIAAELNIPPANVTQGEKTADMGWHYVGRLHLSESFICFSTTASSFLQSASTSSSSIFTGQTHGGGPSGNGFTFPLCAIRKVERLNSQNYQFALAITTWNGLLHESGNKDKDKDKDKAANKDGKNQVKEQRITVQLAGSRQACERFCDGLKKGLRAGVGNVAKLKRVVAECYSEYLLRPEDQKEASPPDAGLGLQFRYPGDPKKLRDRAKMRLWAEYLRDNGRNFTLLRQPTFHKLIRVGLPNRLRGEMWELTSGSVYLRLENPSMYEETLEKFSGQESLAIDEIEKDLNRSLPEYPGYQDQIGINRLRRVLTAYSWVNADVGYCQAMNIVVAALLIYMSEVQAFFLLTALCDRLVPGYYSTTMYGTLLDQKVFESLVEKTMPILWEHLVKSDVQLSVVSLPWFLSLYINSMPLVFAFRVLDVFFVEGPKVLFQVGLAILRINGEELLDATDDGAFISVLKSYFARLDESAHPRSENPKLRAVTRFQELMVVAFKEFAGITQASITELRLKNKDAVLNNIENFAKRTAIRNLGPDSKLLTPEELSALYDRFYTVLYERQQREGMIQEENQRRAKANRGRVHEPKVEKGRVGLGASTSLMDYDAFREFLAAMAKWAMSDSPTTPRRDTFPDRGYNSLRRLGAGQLSPWGNGPEPADHEFLQRLFAKWDVDSAGALTLQNVVTGMARIKGKRDIMGTITYLFELYDDDGDGRVDREGILRISEALLFLSRRGLEGTLSPSGSTATLNGYSEHQVAGDATGANDGSMGGPTVNERFLGSISAFIRRCFEYADPDHPKNQDAKVEHEKILDKVEEKLHDKSAESPIMEKKHREPLMPPLSPDLVDPDAFAIGDDDDDDDDESDEEDLLAMDSPEGSPQLKPAKKPTPEPSWEPTPSVELKEEKNVSPPPVAESLAAPEAQSSQSSLHDGVVSRKVSQAKANVALDPSNPLHITLPTFRMVILADELLEQFFESSFPVSFHVVEGLPSSNNSGGGAGSAGPSSIFGAFGGGAGGVGGAGRGVRGVLDNIVTDGMRVAAEVRRRMEEAQKELEKNATPYQYQQKDEEEEDDDDIRGTSSSSRTPRIGAASGSKSATKSVRSSDRDLLEGADAEADGGGEAAGAKAMADVQGPSGKGKLEFEG